One Corynebacterium tuberculostearicum DNA window includes the following coding sequences:
- a CDS encoding DUF2020 domain-containing protein: MRKSLLPLLALATFGIAGCDSSAPTPAPTTTVTPEASEAPEVNVAQTAEVNDWSDCPYIGPGWLEETNGQRLTKQGIDTRFPTPACVFWSYQDDPQATVIVRDMPTVDDARAAVDWAAPIDATEPASFDGWEGGRGVVNEHAVYAVQKDTHAVLVWSNQQQTVKSEQIAHEAIANLGL; encoded by the coding sequence ATGCGCAAAAGCCTACTTCCCCTACTCGCCTTAGCCACTTTTGGGATCGCCGGCTGCGATTCATCCGCACCCACCCCTGCACCAACCACTACGGTGACTCCGGAGGCTTCGGAGGCACCGGAGGTTAACGTGGCCCAAACCGCGGAAGTCAATGACTGGAGCGATTGCCCCTACATCGGCCCTGGCTGGCTCGAAGAAACCAACGGCCAGCGCCTGACCAAGCAGGGCATCGACACGCGCTTTCCCACCCCGGCCTGCGTCTTTTGGTCCTACCAGGACGACCCACAAGCCACCGTCATCGTGCGCGATATGCCCACGGTCGACGACGCCCGCGCCGCAGTGGATTGGGCCGCGCCTATCGACGCCACCGAACCGGCCTCCTTCGACGGCTGGGAAGGTGGCCGGGGCGTAGTCAATGAGCACGCCGTGTACGCCGTCCAGAAGGACACGCACGCGGTGCTGGTGTGGAGCAACCAGCAACAAACCGTTAAATCAGAGCAGATCGCCCACGAAGCGATCGCCAACTTGGGCCTTTAA
- a CDS encoding sensor histidine kinase, protein MSPTIDRDTDALRTGIHILTAGLLVVGIFTSARMPLSQAIINLLLLVGFAAVYFAGSVYGEYWARPVRYLWLCILSVLWVADLFVAPAAIYLVFAMFFLYLTVLDMAAGIACVIVASIITVVVQIPQGLTFGGVMGPAVSALVTIAITYAFRTLSRMNKELIETRSQLAATERDAGMVAERQRIAHEIHDTLAQGLSSIQMLLHSADRDLDKQDADKARERIELARRTAADNLHEARAMIAALQPPTLNEASLEAALTRMAENFGATGDIHVEVESEGEVQQLPMKVEAALLRIAQGAVGNVVKHAEASRARITVTYEGDEVRLDVVDNGKGFDPAAVESTPAGLGHIGLAAIRRRAQELGGEVIIESAPGEGTAVSVSMPLGNRVD, encoded by the coding sequence ATGAGCCCCACAATAGACCGGGATACCGATGCGTTGCGCACCGGCATCCATATCCTGACCGCTGGCCTGCTGGTGGTAGGCATTTTTACCTCCGCACGAATGCCGCTTTCGCAAGCGATCATCAACCTGCTGCTCTTGGTGGGCTTTGCGGCCGTGTACTTCGCAGGCTCGGTATACGGGGAATATTGGGCCCGGCCTGTGCGCTACCTGTGGCTGTGCATACTCTCGGTGCTGTGGGTTGCGGATCTGTTCGTGGCCCCCGCGGCAATCTATTTGGTTTTCGCCATGTTCTTTTTGTACCTCACGGTGCTGGACATGGCGGCGGGCATCGCGTGCGTCATCGTTGCCTCGATCATCACCGTGGTGGTGCAGATTCCGCAGGGTCTGACCTTCGGCGGCGTCATGGGGCCGGCGGTCTCGGCGCTGGTGACGATAGCGATCACCTACGCCTTCCGGACACTGTCGCGGATGAATAAAGAGTTGATTGAAACCCGTTCGCAGCTGGCAGCCACGGAGCGCGATGCCGGCATGGTGGCCGAACGTCAGCGCATTGCGCACGAGATTCATGACACCCTTGCCCAGGGACTGTCTTCCATTCAAATGCTCCTGCATTCGGCGGACCGTGATCTGGATAAGCAGGACGCGGACAAGGCGCGAGAGCGCATCGAGCTGGCCCGCAGGACGGCCGCGGATAATTTACACGAAGCGCGGGCAATGATTGCCGCTTTGCAGCCGCCGACGCTCAATGAGGCATCCCTTGAGGCCGCGTTGACCCGTATGGCGGAAAATTTCGGCGCTACCGGAGATATCCACGTCGAGGTGGAATCCGAAGGAGAGGTACAGCAGCTGCCCATGAAGGTAGAGGCGGCGCTGCTGCGGATTGCGCAGGGCGCTGTGGGGAACGTCGTCAAGCATGCAGAGGCAAGCCGCGCCCGGATCACGGTGACCTATGAGGGCGATGAGGTGCGCCTGGACGTGGTGGATAACGGCAAGGGCTTTGATCCAGCCGCGGTGGAAAGTACCCCGGCAGGGCTGGGGCATATTGGGCTGGCCGCAATTAGGCGCCGGGCACAGGAGCTAGGTGGGGAGGTCATTATTGAATCCGCACCGGGGGAGGGCACTGCCGTGTCAGTTAGTATGCCCTTAGGCAACCGGGTAGATTAA